In Pelodiscus sinensis isolate JC-2024 chromosome 2, ASM4963464v1, whole genome shotgun sequence, the following proteins share a genomic window:
- the FZD1 gene encoding frizzled-1 — protein MAEPRAAPGAPGHRREVRGGQTAAGGGSWCLRLLLLLWAEAPVLPARGQPQQYNGERGISIPDHGYCQPISIPLCTDIAYNQTIMPNLLGHTNQEDAGLEVHQFYPLVKVQCSAELKFFLCSMYAPVCTVLEQALPPCRSLCERARLGCEALMNKFGFQWPDTLRCEKFPVHGAGELCVGQNTSERGTPTPSLLPELWTSNPQQRGGGAAGGERGGRFACPRALKVPSYLNYRFLGEKDCGAPCEPSRLYGLMYFGPEELRFSRTWIGIWSVLCCASTLFTVLTYLVDMKRFSYPERPIIFLSGCYTAVAVAYIAGFLLEERVVCNERFAEDGARTVAQGTKREGCTILFMMLYFFGMASSIWWVILSLTWFLAAGMKWGHEAIEANSQYFHLAAWAVPAIKTITILALGQVDGDVLSGVCFVGINNVDALRGFVLAPLFVYLFIGTSFLLAGFVSLFRIRTIMKHDGTKTEKLEKLMVRIGVFSVLYTVPATIVIACYFYEQAFREQWERSWVAQSCKSYAIPCPNNHSSHHHPPMSPDFTVFMIKYLMTLIVGITSGFWIWSGKTLNSWRKFYTRLTNSKQGETTV, from the coding sequence ATGGCTGAGCCGCGGGCAGCCCCGGGCGCGCCCGGGCACCGCCGGGAAGTTCGCGGCGGGCAGACGGCGGCGGGCGGCGGGAGCTGGTGCCTccggcttctgctgctgctgtgggcgGAGGCGccggtgctgcccgcccggggccagccccagcagTACAACGGCGAGCGGGGCATCTCCATCCCGGACCACGGCTACTGCCAGCCCATCTCCATCCCGCTGTGCACGGACATCGCCTACAACCAGACCATCATGCCCAACCTGCTGGGCCACACCAACCAGGAGGACGCGGGGCTGGAGGTGCACCAGTTCTACCCGCTGGTCAAGGTGCAGTGCTCGGCCGAGCTCAAGTTCTTCCTGTGCTCCATGTACGCGCCGGTGTGCACGGTGCTGGAGCAGGCGCTGCCGCCCTGCCGCTCCCTGTGCGagcgggcgcgcctgggctgcgagGCGCTGATGAACAAGTTCGGCTTCCAGTGGCCCGACACGCTGCGCTGCGAGAAGTTCCCGGTGCACGGCGCGGGCGAGCTGTGCGTGGGGCAGAACACCTCGGAGCGCGGCACCCCCACGCCCTCGCTGCTGCCCGAGCTCTGGACCAGCAACCCGCagcagcggggcgggggcgcggcgggcggcgagcggggcggccgcttCGCCTGCCCGCGGGCGCTCAAGGTGCCCTCCTACCTGAACTACCGCTTCCTCGGCGAGAAGGACTGCGGCGCCCCCTGCGAGCCCAGCCGCCTCTACGGCCTCATGTACTTCGGGCCCGAGGAGCTGCGCTTCTCCCGCACCTGGATCGGCATCTGGTCGGTGCTGTGCTGCGCCTCCACCCTCTTCACCGTGCTCACCTACCTGGTGGACATGAAGCGCTTCAGCTACCCAGAGCGGCCCATCATCTTCCTGTCGGGCTGCTACACGGCGGTGGCCGTGGCCTACATcgctggcttcctgctggaggAGCGGGTGGTCTGCAACGAGCGCTTCGCCGAGGACGGTGCCCGCACGGTGGCGCAGGGCACCAAGCGGGAGGGCTGCACCATCCTCTTCATGATGCTCTACTTCTTTGGCATGGCCAGCTCCATCTGGTGGGTCATCCTCTCTCTCACCTGGTTTCTGGCTGCCGGCATGAAGTGGGGCCACGAGGCCATCGAGGCCAACTCGCAGTACTTCCACTTGGCCGCCTGGGCTGTGCCTGCCATCAAGACCATCACcatcctggccctggggcaggtggacGGTGACGTGCTCAGCGGCGTCTGCTTCGTGGGCATCAACAATGTGGACGCCCTGCGTGGCTTCGTGCTGGCCCCGTTGTTTGTGTACCTGTTCATCGGCACCTccttcctgctggctggctttGTCTCCCTCTTCAGGATCAGGACCATCATGAAGCACGATGGCACCAAGACCGAGAAGCTGGAGAAGCTGATGGTGAGGATAGGAGTCTTCAGTGTCCTCTACACCGTGCCTGCCACTATAGTCATCGCCTGCTATTTTTATGAGCAAGCTTTTAGGGAACAGTGGGAAAGGAGCTGGGTTGCCCAGAGCTGTAAGAGCTATGCCATCCCTTGCCCTAATAACCACAGCAGCCACCACCATCCACCCATGAGCCCTGACTTCACTGTCTTCATGATCAAATATCTCATGACCTT